One genomic region from Xyrauchen texanus isolate HMW12.3.18 chromosome 4, RBS_HiC_50CHRs, whole genome shotgun sequence encodes:
- the rplp0 gene encoding 60S acidic ribosomal protein P0, whose amino-acid sequence MPREDRATWKSNYFMKIIQLLDDFPKCFIVGADNVGSKQMQTIRLSLRSKAVVLMGKNTMMRKAIRGHLENNPALERLLPHIRGNVGFVFTKEDLTEVRDLLLANKVPAAARAGAIAPCEVTVPAQNTGLGPEKTSFFQALGITTKISRGTIEILSDVQLIKPGDKVGASEATLLNMLNISPFSYGLIIQQVYDNGSVYSPEVLDITEDALHKRFLEGVRNIASVCLQIGYPTLASIPHSVINGYKRVLAVSVETDYSFPLAEKVKAYLADPTAFAVAAPAAATEVKSAAPAAKEEAPKDESEESDGDMGFGLFD is encoded by the exons ATGCCCAGGGAAGACAGGGCCACGTGGAAGTCCAACTATTTTATGAAAATCATC CAACTGCTGGATGACTTCCCCAAGTGCTTCATCGTGGGCGCAGACAATGTCGGCTCCAAGCAGATGCAGACGATCCGTCTGTCTCTGCGGAGCAAGGCCGTCGTGCTCATGGGCAAAAACACAATGATGCGCAAAGCCATCCGTGGCCATCTGGAGAACAACCCTGCTCTGGAGAG GCTGCTCCCCCACATCCGTGGGAATGTTGGCTTTGTCTTCACGAAGGAAGATCTGACGGAGGTCCGGGACCTGCTGTTGGCAAACAAA GTGCCAGCTGCTGCCCGTGCTGGTGCCATCGCCCCCTGTGAGGTTACCGTGCCTGCTCAGAACACTGGGCTGGGTCCTGAGAAGACCTCTTTCTTCCAGGCTTTGGGAATCACCACCAAGATCTCCAGAGGAACCATTGAAATCCTG AGTGACGTTCAGCTGATCAAGCCTGGAGATAAGGTGGGTGCCAGCGAGGCCACGCTGCTCAACATGTTGAACATTTCGCCCTTCTCGTACGGGCTGATCATTCAGCAGGTGTATGACAACGGCAGCGTTTACAGCCCGGAGGTGTTGGACATCACTGAAGATGCTCTGCACAAGAGATTCCTGGAG GGTGTGAGGAACATCGCCAGTGTGTGTCTGCAGATCGGCTACCCCACCCTCGCCTCCATCCCTCACTCCGTCATCAATGGATACAAGAGGGTGCTGGCTGTTTCCGTGGAAACGGACTACTCCTTCCCGTTGGCTGAGAAG GTGAAAGCTTACCTGGCTGACCCCACCGCCTTCGCTGTCGCAGCTCCTGCAGCCGCTACTGAGGTAAAATCTGCTGCTCCTGCTGCCAAAGAGGAGGCGCCCAAGGACGAGTCCGAGGAGTCTGATGGGGACATGGGCTTCGGCCTGTTTGATTAA
- the dhx33 gene encoding ATP-dependent RNA helicase DHX33 — protein sequence MPHEPDPPPAKRFKPGSPFFRLDKRPGGMLLPRASHAPTSLDVQRKQLPIYQARTQLINQLRQLHNAVLIGETGSGKTTQIPQYLYEAGIGRQGVIAVTQPRRVAALSLAGRVAEEKRVQLGKLVGYTVRFEDVTSSETKLKFMTDGMLLREAIGDPLLLRYTVVILDEAHERTVHTDVLFGVVKTAQRKRTEQNKVPLKVLVMSATMDVDLFSQYFNKSPVLYLEGRQHPIQIYYTKRPQSDYLQAALVSIFQIHQEAPPSHDILVFMTGQEEIEALARTCRDIAKHLPDTCVPMTVIPLYASLPPTQQLRVFQPTPKGSRKVVLSTNIAETSITISGIKYVIDTGMVKAKRYNPDSGLEVLAVQRVSKAQAWQRAGRAGREDAGFCYRLYTEEEFDNLANMTVPEIQRCNLASVVLQLLALGVPDVLNFDFMSKPSPESLRMAVEQLYILGAVEKKDEQVLLTPLGKNMACLPLEPRFSKTVLMSPDFSCTEEVLTIISLLSVDSVLYNPPARRDDVLAVRKKFISSEGDHMTLLNIYRAFRKVSGNKDWCRENFVNSRNMGLVSEVRAQLKDICIKMNMKMESSQSDLANVRRCLAHGLFMNAAELQLDGSYVALDTHQTVAIHPSSVLFQAKPAYVVFNELLHTTRCYMRDLCLVDSDWLHEAAPEYFRRKLRASRS from the exons ATGCCCCACGAGCCCGACCCCCCTCCGGCGAAGAGATTCAAGCCGGGGTCTCCCTTCTTCCGTCTGGATAAGAGGCCCGGTGGCATGCTGCTGCCCAGAGCGAGTCATGCGCCGACCAGCCTGGACGTGCAGAGGAAACAGCTTCCCATTTATCAGGCCAGAACTCAACTGATCAATCAGCTGAGACAGCTGCACAATGCTGTGCTCATCG GTGAGACCGGCTCCGGTAAAACTACACAGATACCACAGTACCTGTATGAAGCTGGCATTGGGCGGCAGGGTGTCATTGCGGTCACTCAACCGCGCCGAGTGGCAGCCTTATCACTGGCCGGACGAgtggcagaagagaagagagttCAATTGGGGAAACTG GTGGGGTACACGGTGCGGTTTGAAGATGTCACGTCGTCCGAGACCAAGCTGAAGTTTATGACCGACGGGATGTTGTTGAGAGAGGCGATAGGAGATCCATTATTGCTGCGATACACTGTAGTGATTCTGGATGAAGCTCATGAGCGTACGGTGCACACGGACGTCCTGTTCGGTGTGGTGAAGACGGCCCAGCGCAAACGCACCGAACAGAATAAAGTACCACTAAAG GTTCTGGTGATGTCTGCAACCATGGATGTGGACTTGTTCTCTCAATACTTCAACAAATCTCCAGTTCTGTATCTGGAGGGCCGACAGCATCCCATTCAGATCTACTACACCAAACGGCCTCAGTCAGACTACCTCCAGGCAGCTCTGGTGTCTATATTTCAGATTCACCAG GAAGCTCCACCTTCTCACGATATCCTTGTGTTTATGACGGGGCAAGAGGAGATCGAAGCGTTGGCACGCACCTGTCGAGACATCGCTAAACACCTGCCTGACACCTGCGTACCAATGACAGTCATCCCGCTGTACGCCTCTCTCCCCCCGACTCAACAGCTCCGGGTCTTTCAGCCCACACCAAAG GGATCCAGGAAAGTCGTCCTCTCCACAAATATCGCCGAGACGTCCATCACCATCTCCGGGATCAAATACGTCATCGACACGGGGATGGTGAAAGCGAAACGCTACAATCCAG ACAGCGGTTTGGAGGTACTGGCAGTTCAGCGAGTTTCGAAAGCACAGGCGTGGCAGCGTGCGGGTCGAGCGGGGAGAGAAGATGCTGGATTCTGTTACCGTCTGTACACTGAAGAGGAGTTTGATAACCTCGCCAACATGACCGTCCCGGAGATACAGAG GTGTAATTTGGCCAGTGTCGTACTGCAGCTGCTGGCGTTGGGCGTTCCTGATGTCCTCAACTTTGACTTCATGTCTAAACCATCACCCG AGTCTCTCCGGATGGCCGTGGAGCAGCTTTACATTCTGGGGGCTGTCGAGAAAAAAGATGAACAGGTGTTATTGACGCCGCTGGGCAAAAATATGGCCTGCTTACCCTTAGAGCCGCGCTTCTCTAAA aCTGTCCTGATGTCTCCGGACTTCTCCTGCACTGAGGAGGTTCTGACCATCATCTCTCTGCTGTCTGTGGACTCTGTGCTCTACAACCCCCCCGCTCGCAGAGACGACGTCCTCGCTGTCCGCAAGAAATTCATTTCCAGCGAGGGCGATCACATGACCCTCCTCAACATCTACAGAGCGTTTAGGAAAGTCAGCGGCAACAAG GATTGGTGTCGAGAAAACTTTGTGAACAGCAGGAACATGGGACTTGTGTCAGAAGTCCGTGCCCAGCTCAAAGATATCTGCATCAAG ATGAATATGAAGATGGAATCATCTCAATCAGACTTGGCGAACGTCCGTCGTTGTTTGGCTCACGGTTTGTTTATGAACGCTGCAGAATTGCAGCTGGACGGCAGTTACGTGGCTTTAGACACGCACCAGACTGTGGCGATCCACCCGTCCTCCGTTCTGTTCCAGGCCAAACCAGCGTACGTGGTTTTTAATGAGCTGCTGCACACGACGCGCTGCTATATGAGGGATCTGTGCCTGGtggattctgattggctgcacGAAGCCGCGCCGGAATATTTCCGCCGCAAGCTCCGCGCAAGCAGGAGTTAG